AACGAACGACAATTGGAGCGGGAGGGCCTTGGGAATCTGTTTCCCTCCTGCATTCCGGTATATAAGGAATCGGTGAGTGGTGGGCATAGCGAATACCAATCCACCACGGAACGATATGCCATCATCCGGCCACCAAGATGGTCAGACTCCAACAGATTGAGCGGGCATTGTGGGTCTTGAATCTGGATGAGCGGTATTTGATTGAAAAGCGGTACCTGGATCGAGCGTCCGCGGATGATATGATTGTTTGCGATGAGCTTGGGTGGAGTAAGCGAACCTATTACCGGATCAAAAGACGGGCATTGGATAAACTGGCAATAGCATTAAATCTGATTTAAGAGAACACGGTTGGATTTACCGATAGAATCCAGATAATCAAAAAGTGTATGAGATTAGTCTCATACACTGAGACTGCTGACAAAGGTAGCAGGTCAGCAGTCTTTTTTTGTCGAAATTTTTGTCGAAATTATATTAGCGAGGTGATCTTCATTGGATGTCAAAATAAGATGTGCTAACGTTTCAGACGCTGGCTATATAGCAGCTTTGTCAGGCCAGTTGGATTACCCCACGAGTCAAGAAGCAGTTAGTATCTGGTTACAGCGGTTTTTGAATCATGAGGATCATGCTGTTTTTGTCGCGGAAGTTGGCCAGAATATTGTGGGTTGGGTACATGCGTATAAGACTTATTATTTATATGGACCTGTATTTGCTGAAATTGGGGGGATTGTAGTAGACAGTAACCATAGAGGCACCTCAGTTGCACAACAATTAATGCAAAGTTGTGAAGAGTGGGCGAAGAATAACGGCTGTGCTTACGTTCGTGCACGTTCAGGTTCTACTCGCTTAAGAGCTCATGCATTCTATACAAAAATTGGTTATGAACAGTCAAAAACCCAAAAGGTATTTACGAAGTACCTTATTTAATTCGAAATCAGAAGATAATCAAGGGCAAAGGACGGAATCATATGTTTCAAACCCACTCCCATCAGCAAGGCTGCATCGAATTGGTCAACATCGAGGATTTGGTGCCACAGAATCACTTGTTGCGTAAGATCGACGCCACCATCGACTTTTCGTTCATCGCGGAAAAGACCCGACCGTTATACTGCGAGGACAACGGGCGTCCCTGCGTAGACCCGGTAATGTTGTTCAAAATGTTGTTCATCGGGTATTTGTATGGCATTCGCTCCGAACGGCGCCTGGTGGAAGAAGTGCGGGTCAACGTAGCATATCGTTGGTTTGTGGGACTTTCCTTGACAGACAAGGTGCCGCACGCTACCACATTCAGCCAGAACCGACGACGCAGATTCAACGGAACAACCATCTTCCAAGAGATTTTTGACGAGATCGTCCTGCAAGCCATCAACCACGGACTGATCGAGGGGAAAGAACTGTTTACGGACTCGACGTTTTTAAAAGCGAACGCCAACAAGAACAAATTCACCCGTCAGATGGTTCGTCAGTCCACGGAGAAGTATGTGGAGGAATTGGATCGTGCCATTGACGAGGATCGTGAAGCGCACGGCAAGCGGCCGTTAAAAAAAAAAAGACACCCCTAAGATAGAAAAGGAAATCCGCGTCAGCACCACTGATCCGGAAAGCGGCTACATGGTGCGGGAAGGCAAACCGGAAGGGTTTTTCTATCTGGATCACCGGACGGTAGACGGTAAACACAACCTCATCACGGACGTGTACGTCACACCTAGAAACGTGCACGACGCCAAACCCTACCTGGCTCGTCTGAAACGGCAGAAGGAACGCTTCGGCTTTAAAGTGGAAGCCGTAGCGCTGGATGCCGGATACCTGACGAGTCCGATTTGCCATGCCTTAAAAGAGCAAGGGATCTTTGCCGTCATCGCCCATCGCCGTTTCCACCCGCAAAAAGGATTGTTTCACAAATGGCAGTTCAAGTACGACGCTGAGCGTGACGTATACATATGTCCGGGAAAACATGAACTGACTTACCGAACCACCAACCGCCAAGGATACCGGGAATACAAATCCGATCCGCAAACATGCCTGGATTGCCCGTTTTTATCCCGGTGTACACGTTCGAAGAACCATGTGAAAACCATGACCCGTCACGTATGGGAAGATGCCAAGGAGTGGGTTCGTCAAAACCGGTTAAGCGAGCGGGGAAAAGTGCTCTACAAACGAAGGAAAGAGACGATCGAGCGGAGTTTTGCGGATGCGAAGGAACTGCACGGACATCGCTACGCACGGATGAGGGGGCTTGCCAGAGTAACGGAGCAATGCCTCCTTACTGCCGTGTGCCAAAACATCAAGAAAATGGTCTTGCTCCTCTGGAAGAGGAGCAAGGGGCCCGAAGGCGGGCCCTTTCTCCGTGATCTTTGTCTGATTTTCTCTATTTTCTTCCAATACCTATACAAAACCCAGCGGTTTTTCCGCTGGGTTTGTCAATAGCCTCAGTGTATGAGATTAGTCTCATACACTTTTTCTAATTTTAGGACATCCATTCATCCCTTTTTCTAAACACAATCATATGATAAGGAAATAGAATAACTGTTTGAAAAAGGTGATAACTTTGCCGGTTAGAAGAGTAATGGGGAAAATTTTGAAGACGAGCGCTATGATCCAAAGCCCATTGGTACGTAAGCATATCCCTCTGACCCGGTGGTTGAATGAAGAAACCTTGACAGACATGTTGAAAAAACATTACACGGTGTTCATCAAACCGGACAAGGGGAGCGGAGGGTATGGGATTATTCGTGTTCGGAAGACATCGAAAAATCTTTTTGAAGTCATTATGGGCACCAAAAGACAACTAGTTCCGCAGGAGAACCTGATGAAGTACATTCAGAATTTCACACGTCCCTTCAGATCTTATTTGGTCCAACAGGGAATCAAACTGTCCCAATACAAAGGCCGTCCCTTTGACTTTCGGATCTACATGCAGAAACCTAGGAATAGTTGGGTAGTTTCCGGTAAGGTGACACGTGTCGCCGCCCCAGGCCGTTTCCTGACCAACTACCATCAGGGGGCGAAACCCGTCACCGTACCGGAAGTTTTAAGAAGCGTCCTGAACAATAACAAAAAGGTGGCAGAAATGATCCAACAGATAGGTCAATTGTCCCTGGCGACTGCGCAGGTATTAGATGCCCATTTTCCGGGGATCCGCGAGCTGGGAATCGATATCGCTTTGGAGAAGAGCGGAAAGTTGTGGATACTGGAAGCCAATACGAGCCCGGCTTGTATCACTTTCCGCTTGCTTCCTGACAAAACCATGTACCATCGGATCTTGATGAACCGACGTTACATCTATAATGCCTATGTATAAACGGATAGAAACCCCCGAAGGAGGTATGAATATGACGGATCAACCATACCAAAATGCCGAAGATGTGAAAGGGCTCCAACAACACATCATGGTGTTAACAGGGGAAGAGAAACGGACCGTTTCTCAAATCATCGACCGATTGCCACCCTTGGATATCAGGCGGGTGGATAATGAAACCTTAAACTGTGTGCAGGTGGCGGCACAGAATCTCCCTGCCCGCTTGGTGAAACATTTGGTCCGTTTCCGAC
Above is a genomic segment from Polycladomyces subterraneus containing:
- a CDS encoding GNAT family N-acetyltransferase, translating into MDVKIRCANVSDAGYIAALSGQLDYPTSQEAVSIWLQRFLNHEDHAVFVAEVGQNIVGWVHAYKTYYLYGPVFAEIGGIVVDSNHRGTSVAQQLMQSCEEWAKNNGCAYVRARSGSTRLRAHAFYTKIGYEQSKTQKVFTKYLI
- a CDS encoding IS1182 family transposase (programmed frameshift), translated to MFQTHSHQQGCIELVNIEDLVPQNHLLRKIDATIDFSFIAEKTRPLYCEDNGRPCVDPVMLFKMLFIGYLYGIRSERRLVEEVRVNVAYRWFVGLSLTDKVPHATTFSQNRRRRFNGTTIFQEIFDEIVLQAINHGLIEGKELFTDSTFLKANANKNKFTRQMVRQSTEKYVEELDRAIDEDREAHGKRPLKKKDTPKIEKEIRVSTTDPESGYMVREGKPEGFFYLDHRTVDGKHNLITDVYVTPRNVHDAKPYLARLKRQKERFGFKVEAVALDAGYLTSPICHALKEQGIFAVIAHRRFHPQKGLFHKWQFKYDAERDVYICPGKHELTYRTTNRQGYREYKSDPQTCLDCPFLSRCTRSKNHVKTMTRHVWEDAKEWVRQNRLSERGKVLYKRRKETIERSFADAKELHGHRYARMRGLARVTEQCLLTAVCQNIKKMVLLLWKRSKGPEGGPFLRDLCLIFSIFFQYLYKTQRFFRWVCQ
- a CDS encoding YheC/YheD family protein, yielding MGKILKTSAMIQSPLVRKHIPLTRWLNEETLTDMLKKHYTVFIKPDKGSGGYGIIRVRKTSKNLFEVIMGTKRQLVPQENLMKYIQNFTRPFRSYLVQQGIKLSQYKGRPFDFRIYMQKPRNSWVVSGKVTRVAAPGRFLTNYHQGAKPVTVPEVLRSVLNNNKKVAEMIQQIGQLSLATAQVLDAHFPGIRELGIDIALEKSGKLWILEANTSPACITFRLLPDKTMYHRILMNRRYIYNAYV
- a CDS encoding ArpU family phage packaging/lysis transcriptional regulator: MVRLQQIERALWVLNLDERYLIEKRYLDRASADDMIVCDELGWSKRTYYRIKRRALDKLAIALNLI